The following proteins are co-located in the Pedobacter sp. FW305-3-2-15-E-R2A2 genome:
- a CDS encoding MbnP family protein — translation MNNLKNFKSILLGGIFLILSACSKKEDAAPEFVAANLAPFSVEFDNIVGERTFSINNTGSPYTNAAGEKFSISFLQYFISNIKVATASGQEYTVKQDDSYFLINGADKTTRFAKVNVPEGDYTRLTFTVGVDSLRSTMPVEKRTGILDPAYGGGHDSGGMYWGWQNGYIFFKFEGNSAVISDDQSGDPSGKKQFKYHIGGFGGYNAPTLNNIRTVTLDLKAAGIAKVRKDRQSNVHLFVDLMKVFNGKNAFSIAAHPNVMFGDFSANIANNLSEMFRHDHTEN, via the coding sequence ATGAACAACCTAAAAAACTTTAAATCGATACTGCTGGGCGGTATCTTTCTGATCTTATCTGCCTGTTCTAAAAAGGAAGATGCTGCTCCGGAATTTGTAGCCGCAAATCTGGCCCCCTTTTCCGTAGAGTTTGATAATATTGTCGGAGAACGGACTTTTTCTATTAACAATACCGGAAGTCCATATACCAATGCTGCAGGAGAGAAGTTTTCTATTTCTTTTCTGCAATATTTCATCAGCAACATTAAGGTGGCGACTGCTTCCGGTCAGGAATACACCGTAAAACAGGACGATAGCTATTTCCTGATCAATGGTGCCGATAAAACGACCCGTTTTGCCAAGGTCAATGTTCCGGAGGGAGATTATACCCGCTTAACCTTTACCGTAGGGGTAGACAGTTTAAGAAGTACCATGCCGGTGGAAAAGCGGACCGGAATCCTGGATCCTGCCTATGGTGGTGGCCATGATTCAGGTGGGATGTATTGGGGCTGGCAAAACGGCTATATCTTTTTCAAATTCGAAGGGAATTCTGCGGTGATCTCTGACGATCAAAGTGGCGACCCTTCCGGTAAAAAGCAGTTCAAATACCATATTGGTGGTTTTGGCGGTTATAATGCCCCAACATTAAACAACATCAGGACAGTCACTTTGGACCTGAAAGCGGCCGGAATTGCGAAGGTGAGGAAGGACCGTCAGAGCAATGTGCACCTCTTTGTAGACCTGATGAAAGTCTTTAACGGAAAAAATGCCTTTAGTATCGCGGCGCATCCGAACGTCATGTTTGGTGACTTTAGTGCGAACATTGCCAATAACCTGAGCGAAATGTTCAGACATGACCATACCGA